In Babylonia areolata isolate BAREFJ2019XMU chromosome 19, ASM4173473v1, whole genome shotgun sequence, a single window of DNA contains:
- the LOC143293523 gene encoding leucine-rich repeat and fibronectin type III domain-containing protein 1-like protein, whose amino-acid sequence MSMWRVVVTKAMSACRRTLVIPSPLQAGARHRQAGGGGGGRGGGGGGWGCHVLLVLVTLLSWLGPALPCPHNCFCEPHSKNVHCTDKALTAIPEGIPEDTMDLILNQNTFLNPALTRRNFTHLVKLQKLYLSRCGIETIAVDTFMDLTDLVWLDISNNKISFISDHTFRGLHLKHLFINDNQGVQLSPRAFEGMSTQGLYMHNCGITSLSMEVITPLNGTLRTLWLYQNQLETLSEDWIYLFNSLGHVRLGKNPFHCNCELGWLHKFFNKHTSVFSGGDLPSCASPALVRGKRFSNLTADDFRCDLPTFRNVDAVFDREMGRLTCQARGDPTPTVYWIRPDGTTEIYSPAREDVEQNEGVMYMANVKLTDSTRYKCVASNPAGNVTFSLNVVWPAPPPVPVSPSSTDPTSAPAATTRADNVIIADVTTASSSEGQQLSDEAASEGKESLDWSFNQAEHNGKGEAGRGTKPAADSEVRFTLMDIVGAVVGTFVITLIVCVVTAHLCWRRRERLRQEDHYSVPDFKPPLVPPTRLYIMGEDGENQVRMLNHHCPS is encoded by the coding sequence ATGAGCATGTGGCGTGTTGTTGTCACCAAAGCAATGTCGGCCTGCAGAAGAACACTGgtcatcccttcccccctccaggCAGGGGCACGGCACCGGCaggctgggggaggaggaggagggagaggaggaggaggaggaggatgggggtgccacgtgctgctggtgctggtgacgCTGCTGTCCTGGCTGGgccccgccctgccctgcccccacAACTGCTTCTGCGAGCCGCACAGCAAGAACGTGCACTGCACAGACAAGGCGCTGACCGCCATCCCGGAGGGCATCCCCGAGGACACCATGGACCTCATCCTCAACCAGAACACCTTCCTCAACCCCGCCCTCACCAGGAGGAACTTCACTCACCTGGTCAAGCTCCAGAAACTGTACCTCAGCCGCTGCGGGATCGAGACGATCGCCGTGGACACCTTCATGGACCTGACGGACCTGGTGTGGCtggacatcagcaacaacaagatCTCCTTCATCTCGGACCACACCTTCCGGGGCCTGCACCTCAAGCACCTCTTCATCAACGACAACCAGGGCGTCCAGCTGTCCCCCAGAGCCTTTGAAGGCATGAGCACGCAGGGTCTGTACATGCACAACTGTGGGATAACGTCATTGTCCATGGAGGTGATCACTCCCCTCAACGGGACCTTGAGAACGCTGTGGCTGTACCAGAACCAGCTGGAGACCCTGTCTGAGGACTGGATCTACCTGTTCAACTCGCTGGGGCACGTGCGGCTGGGCAAGAACCCCTTCCACTGCAACTGCGAGCTGGGCTGGCTGCACAAGTTCTTCAACAAGCACACGTCGGTCTTCTCCGGGGGAGACCTGCCGTCGTGCGCCTCCCCGGCCCTGGTCCGCGGGAAACGCTTCAGCAACCTGACGGCGGACGACTTCCGCTGCGACCTCCCCACCTTCCGCAACGTGGACGCCGTGTTCGACCGCGAGATGGGCCGGCTGACGTGCCAGGCCCGCGGGGACCCCACGCCCACTGTGTACTGGATCCGGCCCGACGGCACCACGGAGATCTACTCCCCGGCCCGCGAAGACGTGGAGCAGAACGAGGGCGTCATGTACATGGCCAACGTCAAGCTGACGGACAGCACACGCTACAAGTGTGTGGCCAGCAACCCCGCGGGAAACGTCACCTTCTCGCTCAACGTCGTCTGGCCCGCCCCTCCCCCGGTTCCCGTCTCCCCTTCTTCCACagaccccacctccgcccccgccGCCACCACCAGAGCCGACAACGTCATCATCGCTGACGTCACCACGGCCTCCTCTTCGGAGGGGCAGCAGCTGAGCGACGAGGCGGCGTCAGAGGGCAAGGAGTCCCTGGACTGGAGCTTCAACCAGGCCGAGCACAACGGGAAGGGGGAAGCGGGGCGCGGGACGAAGCCTGCAGCCGACTCCGAGGTCCGCTTCACCCTGATGGACATCGTGGGCGCCGTGGTGGGCACCTTCGTCATCACCCTCATCGTCTGCGTGGTCACCGCCCACCTGTGCTGGCGGCGGAGGGAGCGGCTCCGTCAGGAGGACCACTACTCCGTGCCGGACTTCAAGCCCCCTCTGGTGCCGCCCACACGGCTCTACATCATGGGGGAGGACGGGGAGAACCAGGTCCGTATGTTGAACCACCACTGTCCTTCCTGA